One window from the genome of Vibrio vulnificus NBRC 15645 = ATCC 27562 encodes:
- the cobU gene encoding bifunctional adenosylcobinamide kinase/adenosylcobinamide-phosphate guanylyltransferase, whose translation MSCSTNKALVLGGARSGKSRFAEQLARQWSQQHDAKCHYVATAVPFDQEMAERIYHHQQQRGQGWCEYEAPLYLAERLSQFGADDVVLVDCLTVWLNNWLFEFGEHASNEKLEQKVAQLASVVKESPAQIILVSNEVGLGVVPLGQISRLFVDNAGRMNQSLAQVCDNVTLVAAGLPLVLKSSGHQ comes from the coding sequence ATGAGTTGTTCAACCAATAAAGCGCTGGTGTTGGGTGGGGCGCGCTCGGGTAAATCTCGTTTTGCTGAACAGCTTGCGCGGCAATGGTCTCAACAACATGATGCCAAATGCCACTACGTCGCCACGGCGGTGCCTTTTGATCAAGAAATGGCAGAGCGAATTTACCATCACCAACAGCAACGTGGACAAGGTTGGTGTGAATATGAGGCGCCGCTGTACTTAGCAGAGCGGCTCTCGCAGTTTGGTGCTGACGATGTGGTGCTGGTGGATTGTTTAACGGTGTGGCTCAATAACTGGCTGTTTGAGTTTGGCGAGCATGCGAGCAATGAAAAACTGGAGCAAAAGGTTGCCCAGTTGGCATCCGTTGTGAAAGAAAGCCCGGCACAGATCATTTTGGTCTCTAATGAAGTGGGGCTAGGCGTGGTGCCTTTAGGGCAAATCAGCCGTCTATTTGTGGATAATGCAGGTCGTATGAATCAGTCACTTGCTCAGGTGTGTGACAACGTCACTCTGGTCGCGGCGGGGTTACCCCTTGTATTGAAATCGAGTGGTCATCAATAG
- a CDS encoding adenosylcobinamide-GDP ribazoletransferase: MKTWQYQYQLFCLAVSFFSRLPVPKSTPYSDERMNQAGRYFALVGTLLGLLCVLIYAFASLFFPYQVAIVLMMAFSLLLTGAFHEDGLTDMADGIGGGMTLDKRLTIMKDSRIGTYGSATLTMALIGKFVFLTTLARQPDFGLMIVVAYTLSRAVAATLIYDMPYVSDSDTSKSKPLANAQSSTELAILILTGVLAAISLGLGVGLLLILFAILFRWAFKRWLLARLGGFTGDCLGGAQQLMELGIYLVLIAVVQ, encoded by the coding sequence ATGAAAACCTGGCAGTATCAGTATCAATTGTTTTGTTTGGCGGTGAGCTTTTTTAGCCGCCTGCCCGTGCCCAAATCAACACCGTATAGTGATGAAAGAATGAATCAGGCTGGGCGTTACTTTGCTTTAGTCGGTACATTGCTTGGCTTACTGTGCGTACTGATTTATGCGTTTGCATCGCTGTTTTTCCCTTATCAGGTGGCGATTGTCCTGATGATGGCGTTTAGCTTACTGCTGACAGGCGCCTTCCATGAAGATGGACTCACTGACATGGCGGATGGCATTGGTGGGGGGATGACGCTCGACAAACGCCTCACCATCATGAAGGACAGCCGCATCGGAACCTATGGCAGCGCCACATTGACCATGGCGCTTATTGGTAAGTTCGTTTTTCTCACCACGTTGGCACGTCAACCCGACTTTGGCTTGATGATTGTTGTCGCCTACACCTTGAGCCGAGCTGTTGCCGCCACACTGATTTACGACATGCCCTATGTCTCTGACAGCGATACCAGTAAAAGCAAGCCATTGGCGAATGCACAATCCTCCACGGAGCTGGCGATACTGATCCTAACGGGGGTATTAGCGGCGATCAGCTTAGGGCTGGGTGTCGGTTTACTATTGATTTTATTTGCGATCCTCTTCCGCTGGGCATTTAAACGTTGGCTGCTAGCGCGTTTGGGCGGCTTTACCGGAGATTGCTTGGGTGGGGCTCAACAATTGATGGAACTAGGCATCTATTTAGTTCTGATTGCGGTGGTGCAGTGA
- a CDS encoding oxidoreductase, which produces MTIRGENTAVIVAGGTGLVGSQLIEQILPHEAISTLYALTRRQITVNIPQAIKLVNLIEPDLLISDWPDERARPTVGFICLGTTKKQAGSREQLRQIDVELVCQVAQTMKLLGVTRVAVVSSLGADAQSRFHYLKCKGQMERALMNMGFEQLVIVRPGPLKGQRHASRSDEKWLQRLMRPFIPFMRGKLRNYTPIDAKEVALAMLYRVFAPHPQKVEILHKNEMVKLLEQYR; this is translated from the coding sequence ATGACGATTCGTGGTGAAAACACAGCAGTCATAGTCGCTGGCGGAACTGGCCTTGTGGGGTCGCAATTGATTGAACAGATCTTACCGCATGAGGCAATCAGTACACTTTACGCCTTAACTCGCCGCCAAATTACCGTCAACATTCCCCAAGCGATCAAACTCGTTAATCTGATTGAGCCCGATCTGCTCATCTCCGATTGGCCAGATGAAAGAGCGAGGCCCACGGTAGGCTTCATCTGTTTAGGAACAACCAAAAAGCAAGCCGGAAGCCGAGAGCAATTGCGTCAGATTGATGTTGAACTGGTGTGCCAAGTCGCTCAAACCATGAAACTGCTTGGTGTCACGCGAGTCGCGGTGGTATCAAGCCTTGGCGCAGACGCACAATCGCGCTTCCATTACCTCAAATGTAAAGGACAGATGGAACGTGCTCTGATGAATATGGGCTTTGAACAGCTTGTTATCGTTCGTCCCGGCCCACTCAAGGGCCAACGCCACGCCTCGCGCAGTGATGAAAAATGGTTGCAACGCCTGATGCGCCCGTTTATTCCCTTCATGCGCGGCAAGCTCCGCAATTACACGCCTATCGATGCCAAAGAGGTCGCGCTAGCCATGCTCTATCGTGTTTTTGCACCTCATCCACAGAAAGTGGAAATTTTGCATAAAAACGAAATGGTTAAATTGCTCGAACAATACCGCTAA
- a CDS encoding LrgB family protein: protein MWLLVTIIVFLFARWLAIKINNPLANPLLISIAILIPMLTVLKVPFETYYSDNEWISYMLQPAVVALAYPLYEQLPQIKANWRIIAFACTLGSIMSMLTAMLIAVAFKADISLIASLLGKSVTTPIAMEISSHLGGEAAVAAILVLLVGLFGAILAYPIYNLLGIKHPIARGLTMGTVSHALGTATCVEKAPGDAAFSSLALVLCGIITSILAPSFFALAVWLYA from the coding sequence ATGTGGTTACTCGTCACTATCATCGTTTTCTTATTTGCTCGTTGGCTTGCCATCAAAATCAACAATCCTTTGGCTAACCCGCTACTGATCAGTATCGCTATTTTGATTCCGATGTTAACGGTATTGAAGGTCCCTTTTGAGACCTATTACTCCGATAATGAGTGGATCAGCTACATGCTACAGCCTGCGGTGGTCGCGCTTGCTTATCCACTGTATGAACAGCTTCCACAAATCAAAGCCAATTGGCGTATCATTGCCTTCGCTTGTACCCTAGGCAGCATCATGTCAATGCTCACCGCCATGCTCATTGCCGTCGCCTTCAAGGCTGACATTAGCTTGATTGCCAGCCTGCTTGGTAAGTCAGTCACCACGCCGATTGCAATGGAAATCTCAAGCCACTTAGGAGGCGAAGCCGCTGTTGCTGCGATTCTGGTGCTGCTCGTTGGGCTGTTTGGGGCAATCCTTGCCTACCCAATTTATAATTTGCTTGGCATTAAACACCCTATCGCACGCGGACTCACCATGGGGACAGTTTCGCATGCGCTCGGTACCGCGACCTGCGTGGAGAAAGCGCCGGGTGACGCCGCCTTTTCTTCTTTAGCGTTAGTACTGTGTGGCATCATCACCTCTATTCTCGCACCCAGCTTTTTCGCACTCGCTGTTTGGCTATACGCTTAA
- a CDS encoding phosphoribosylaminoimidazolesuccinocarboxamide synthase encodes MSLADQVLAVNDDLPIRTDKPVHSGKVRSVYWLTEEDSARLIKEKGYNVAPDAPLAIMVISDRISAFDCIWHGEYGLNGVPGKGAALNAISNHWFGLFKENGLADSHILDIPHPFVWIVQKAKPVKIEAICRKYITGSMWRAYEKGEREFCGIQLPEGLEKDKALPDLLMTPSTKGILKGIPGVPEADDVNITRQNIADNFAAFNFSSADDIALYEKLLKDGFGVISEALANVDQIFVDTKFEFGYVTDAAGNEKLIYMDEVGTPDSSRIWDAQAYQAGKIVENSKEGFRQFLLNYFPDPDILLNKDRMPEREALARDNELPEEALMAVSRTYINIAEKITGKEIVLSDNPKQEIIDILGREYGLID; translated from the coding sequence ATGAGCCTTGCTGACCAAGTACTTGCCGTCAACGATGACCTACCCATCCGCACCGATAAACCTGTACACAGTGGAAAAGTTCGTTCTGTTTACTGGTTGACCGAAGAAGACAGTGCCCGACTGATTAAAGAGAAAGGATACAATGTTGCCCCTGACGCCCCATTGGCGATCATGGTGATCAGCGACCGTATTTCCGCTTTTGATTGCATTTGGCATGGAGAGTACGGGTTGAACGGCGTGCCGGGCAAAGGCGCAGCGCTCAATGCCATTTCAAACCATTGGTTTGGCTTGTTCAAAGAAAATGGTCTGGCTGACAGCCACATTTTGGATATTCCACATCCTTTTGTCTGGATCGTACAAAAAGCCAAACCGGTGAAAATCGAAGCAATTTGCCGCAAGTACATTACTGGTTCAATGTGGCGTGCTTACGAAAAAGGGGAGCGTGAATTCTGTGGTATTCAGCTACCTGAAGGCTTGGAAAAAGACAAAGCATTGCCGGATCTGCTCATGACGCCATCAACAAAAGGCATTTTGAAGGGCATCCCAGGTGTTCCAGAAGCAGACGACGTTAATATTACTCGCCAAAATATCGCCGATAACTTTGCCGCGTTTAATTTCTCGAGTGCTGACGATATCGCGCTTTACGAAAAACTGCTAAAAGACGGCTTTGGAGTGATCAGTGAAGCATTGGCGAACGTGGATCAAATCTTTGTCGATACCAAATTTGAATTTGGTTATGTCACGGACGCGGCTGGAAATGAAAAACTGATTTACATGGATGAAGTAGGTACGCCAGATTCGTCACGAATTTGGGATGCCCAAGCGTATCAAGCAGGCAAAATTGTCGAGAATTCAAAAGAAGGCTTTAGACAATTCTTACTCAACTACTTCCCTGACCCAGATATTTTACTGAATAAAGACCGTATGCCTGAGCGTGAAGCGCTCGCACGAGACAACGAACTGCCTGAAGAAGCACTAATGGCCGTTTCTCGTACTTACATCAACATCGCAGAGAAAATTACCGGAAAAGAGATCGTCTTAAGCGACAATCCAAAGCAAGAAATCATCGATATTCTTGGCCGCGAATACGGTTTGATTGACTAA
- a CDS encoding SulA-like leucine-rich domain-containing protein encodes MQIQTQTRLYSRFNVLAQPTVPMNVSDQLLQKLANLSAQNQWILFTAECPRPDFAQLTASNIRCQNVIQMKASQTMTEMEIVMKAIRSGNAAAVVASDQIDLINQSLLSDLAREYGCEVFFVEGRAHKYH; translated from the coding sequence ATGCAGATTCAAACTCAAACTCGACTCTATTCTCGTTTTAACGTGTTAGCTCAGCCAACCGTACCTATGAATGTTTCTGATCAGTTGTTGCAAAAGCTGGCTAATCTTTCCGCTCAAAATCAGTGGATTTTGTTTACAGCTGAGTGCCCAAGACCTGACTTTGCACAACTTACTGCTTCCAATATCCGCTGCCAGAATGTCATCCAAATGAAAGCTTCTCAGACGATGACTGAAATGGAGATCGTGATGAAAGCAATTCGCTCAGGCAATGCCGCTGCGGTTGTCGCTTCCGATCAAATCGATTTGATTAACCAATCTTTGCTTAGCGATCTCGCTCGTGAGTATGGCTGTGAAGTGTTTTTCGTTGAAGGCAGAGCACACAAGTATCACTAA
- a CDS encoding CidA/LrgA family protein, with protein MKFSLKDLFGLVVSFGLIFLALTIGSGIQHWTGTSVPGSVIGMLVLFLSMAIGIVKVEWVKPGASLLIRYMILLFVPISVGLMEHFDMLIANALPIIAAAIGGSLIVLVSLGWLLQRILGEEA; from the coding sequence ATGAAATTCTCCCTTAAAGATTTATTTGGCCTCGTTGTTTCATTTGGCCTTATTTTCCTAGCCTTGACGATTGGCTCAGGCATACAGCACTGGACAGGAACCTCAGTGCCAGGAAGTGTAATAGGGATGTTGGTACTGTTTTTATCGATGGCGATCGGCATCGTCAAAGTCGAATGGGTCAAACCCGGTGCCAGCTTATTGATTCGCTATATGATCTTGCTGTTCGTTCCGATCAGTGTTGGTTTAATGGAGCACTTCGATATGCTCATCGCAAACGCATTGCCAATTATCGCAGCGGCCATTGGCGGCTCTTTGATTGTGTTGGTGAGTTTAGGCTGGTTACTTCAACGAATTCTTGGTGAGGAAGCATAA
- the cobT gene encoding nicotinate-nucleotide--dimethylbenzimidazole phosphoribosyltransferase: MLEQQFAAEIQHIIDNKTKPLGALGQLEQVALQLALIQSQGKEQAATHIEIKQPQMLLFAGDHGVADEGVSIAPSAVTQQMVLNFLEGGAAINCFCALHNIDLTVVDCGILLPVDSDAPNLILRRLGSRTANFAIESAMTADQVEQALHNGQQIAAEKIAQGADLLMFGEMGIANTSSAAALLSALSGREVDHCVGRGTGISEEQLSHKIKVVAQGVGRCEGQSVNAILAEVGGFEIVTMAGAFIAAAEHKTPVLVDGFIVSVAAYIATLLKPEVRDYLLFAHRSEEQGHQIVLSLLEAKPLLDLGLRLGEGTGAALAYPLLKAAAQFYNNMASFESAGVTV; this comes from the coding sequence ATGCTAGAGCAACAATTTGCCGCTGAGATCCAGCACATCATCGACAACAAAACCAAACCGCTAGGCGCACTGGGGCAACTCGAGCAAGTTGCTTTACAATTGGCACTTATCCAGAGCCAAGGTAAAGAGCAAGCGGCGACGCATATTGAGATCAAGCAGCCGCAGATGCTGCTTTTTGCTGGAGACCACGGTGTCGCCGATGAAGGGGTGAGCATCGCACCGAGTGCGGTGACACAACAAATGGTATTGAATTTTCTCGAAGGTGGTGCGGCGATAAACTGCTTTTGCGCGCTTCATAACATCGACCTGACGGTGGTTGATTGTGGCATTTTGTTGCCTGTCGACAGTGATGCACCGAATCTCATCTTACGTCGTTTGGGCTCTCGCACCGCCAACTTTGCCATTGAGTCGGCCATGACGGCGGATCAAGTCGAACAAGCTTTGCACAATGGTCAACAAATAGCGGCAGAGAAAATTGCTCAAGGTGCGGATTTATTGATGTTTGGAGAAATGGGCATTGCCAACACCAGCTCTGCCGCGGCACTGCTCAGTGCATTATCTGGCCGCGAAGTGGATCACTGTGTTGGCCGAGGTACAGGCATCAGTGAAGAGCAGTTGTCGCACAAAATTAAAGTCGTGGCGCAAGGCGTGGGGCGCTGTGAAGGTCAATCGGTTAATGCGATTCTCGCTGAAGTTGGCGGGTTTGAGATCGTGACCATGGCTGGCGCGTTTATCGCTGCTGCTGAGCATAAAACCCCAGTGCTGGTGGACGGTTTTATTGTTTCGGTTGCGGCCTATATCGCGACGTTGCTGAAACCGGAGGTGAGAGACTATTTGTTGTTCGCTCATCGCTCCGAAGAACAGGGGCACCAAATTGTTTTGTCACTTCTTGAAGCTAAGCCTTTGCTGGATTTGGGGCTGCGTCTTGGTGAAGGAACAGGAGCCGCGCTGGCGTACCCACTATTAAAAGCGGCGGCGCAGTTTTATAACAATATGGCAAGCTTTGAAAGCGCAGGAGTAACGGTTTGA
- the cobC gene encoding alpha-ribazole phosphatase — translation MEVILLRHGKTAAEAGLFGRTDAKVPAARQQAIAEALFAQHDDVELIVSSPLSRCHELAELLGQQHDWPIRLQADLQEMDFGLLDGVPFATQDYPWPLLNAFWQDPANASLPKGETLAEFQKRVVQCWSQIISTEHRKVLIITHGGVIRLILAHLLGVDWQRPHWYQTLAIENASLTHITIFTDSDQTQFPTVKMIGMPLSIREEQTNHPVD, via the coding sequence ATGGAAGTGATCTTACTGCGTCATGGCAAAACGGCAGCGGAAGCGGGTTTATTTGGTCGAACCGATGCCAAGGTACCGGCGGCTCGTCAGCAAGCGATTGCCGAGGCGTTGTTCGCTCAGCATGATGATGTTGAACTCATCGTGAGCTCGCCTCTCTCGAGATGCCATGAGTTGGCTGAGTTGCTTGGTCAACAGCACGATTGGCCAATTCGATTGCAAGCAGACTTACAAGAGATGGACTTTGGTCTGTTAGACGGAGTGCCTTTTGCTACTCAAGACTATCCGTGGCCTCTCCTCAACGCCTTTTGGCAAGATCCTGCCAATGCCTCTTTGCCAAAGGGCGAGACATTGGCGGAATTTCAGAAAAGGGTAGTGCAGTGCTGGTCGCAAATCATCAGCACAGAACATCGCAAAGTGTTAATCATCACTCATGGTGGTGTAATTCGACTTATCTTAGCTCACCTTTTGGGTGTAGACTGGCAACGCCCTCACTGGTATCAAACCTTGGCCATTGAGAACGCAAGTCTGACACACATAACGATTTTTACCGATAGTGACCAAACGCAGTTTCCGACAGTCAAAATGATCGGGATGCCTCTCTCTATCAGGGAAGAACAGACGAATCATCCAGTCGATTAG
- a CDS encoding phospholipase A has product MKFKALALLLTAPLFAQAKSLNTISSYEDNYAIGTYTSDINDEAYEASGSGMDNLQHFEVKFQLSVSVPLYRFSKATAVVGSYTQKSLWQLANSDISSPFRETNYKPQLFIAHQSNMLIFNHLEAGYKHESNGRSSALSRSWDRLYLAAERLDGPLEYGVHLWSVVGDTSENRDIEDYYAPYEIWMKLYSAAGIFNARGFYNWDDSRGGVEVGYTFYFNDLIGIYIQAYHGYGETLIDYDHNQTRIGAGFKLVRW; this is encoded by the coding sequence ATGAAGTTTAAAGCGCTCGCATTGCTCTTAACCGCCCCTTTGTTTGCTCAGGCGAAAAGCCTCAATACCATTTCCAGTTATGAAGATAACTATGCGATTGGCACTTATACCTCCGATATCAATGATGAAGCCTATGAAGCCAGTGGTTCTGGTATGGATAATTTGCAGCACTTCGAAGTGAAGTTTCAGCTCTCGGTTTCGGTTCCTCTCTATCGATTCAGTAAAGCCACTGCCGTCGTTGGTTCCTATACGCAAAAATCTCTTTGGCAGTTGGCCAATTCAGATATTTCTTCTCCCTTTAGAGAAACCAACTATAAACCACAGCTGTTTATTGCTCATCAAAGCAATATGCTGATCTTTAACCATTTGGAGGCGGGTTATAAGCACGAGTCTAATGGTCGTTCATCGGCGTTATCTCGTAGTTGGGATCGTCTCTACCTTGCTGCAGAGCGTTTGGATGGACCGTTGGAATACGGTGTGCATCTTTGGTCTGTGGTAGGGGATACATCGGAAAACCGAGATATTGAAGATTACTACGCGCCGTATGAAATTTGGATGAAGCTGTACAGCGCGGCAGGCATATTTAATGCGCGAGGATTCTACAATTGGGATGACAGCCGTGGTGGCGTAGAAGTGGGCTATACCTTTTACTTTAATGATCTGATTGGCATCTACATTCAGGCATACCATGGTTATGGTGAAACTCTGATTGATTATGACCACAATCAAACTCGGATCGGTGCCGGTTTCAAGCTGGTACGCTGGTAA
- the sbcB gene encoding exodeoxyribonuclease I produces the protein MQQDNQPTFFFFDYETWGTSPAKDRPSQFAGVRTDDNFNIIGEPLVIYCRPPADYLPAPEAALITGITPQKAQKEGLPEPEFIAKIHAELSRPNTTSLGYNSIRFDDEVTRYTCYRNFLDPYSWSWQNGNSRWDLLDVMRACHALRPEGVEWPENEEGFTSFKLEHLSVANGIEHSNAHDAMADVIATIEMAKKVKAAQPKLFDYFFSMRHKRKLNELIDIVNMTPLMHVSGMLGRECQYTSWIVPLAWHPTNNNAVIVVDLAKDPQPLFDLDADALHERLYTRHDELGDLLPVPVKLVHLNKCPILAPAKTLTAENATNIGIDREQCLANLALIRQHPEVREKLVQLFSIEREFEKSHDVDTLLYDGFFSPADKASMDIIRQTDPTHLAALDITFNDKRIEPLLFRYRARNYPWTLDENEQRRWANHCREYFESRIEEYMLNLENLVHEHESDEKKMAILKSVYRYTESLIS, from the coding sequence ATGCAGCAAGACAATCAGCCCACTTTCTTCTTTTTTGACTATGAGACTTGGGGAACCAGCCCAGCAAAAGATCGCCCATCGCAATTTGCTGGCGTTCGTACCGATGACAACTTCAATATCATCGGCGAACCATTGGTAATTTATTGTCGCCCACCTGCCGATTATTTACCGGCCCCCGAAGCCGCGCTCATTACCGGAATTACGCCGCAAAAAGCGCAGAAAGAAGGCTTACCAGAGCCAGAATTCATCGCTAAAATCCACGCAGAGTTGTCGCGCCCGAACACCACGAGCCTCGGCTACAACAGTATTCGCTTCGATGACGAAGTCACGCGTTACACCTGCTATCGCAATTTCCTCGATCCCTATTCATGGAGCTGGCAAAACGGCAATTCACGCTGGGATCTGCTTGATGTGATGCGAGCTTGTCACGCATTAAGACCGGAAGGGGTGGAATGGCCGGAAAATGAAGAAGGCTTTACCAGCTTTAAACTGGAGCACCTTTCGGTAGCGAATGGCATTGAACACAGTAACGCGCATGATGCGATGGCCGATGTAATCGCCACCATCGAAATGGCGAAAAAAGTCAAAGCCGCGCAACCCAAATTGTTTGATTACTTCTTTAGCATGCGCCATAAGCGTAAGCTCAATGAGTTGATCGATATTGTTAACATGACCCCTTTGATGCATGTCTCTGGCATGTTAGGCCGTGAATGCCAATACACCAGTTGGATTGTGCCATTAGCTTGGCACCCGACCAACAACAATGCGGTGATTGTGGTCGACTTAGCCAAAGATCCTCAACCCCTCTTCGATTTGGATGCCGATGCGCTGCATGAGCGTCTTTACACACGTCATGATGAGCTGGGTGACTTACTGCCTGTGCCAGTTAAACTGGTGCATTTGAATAAGTGCCCGATTTTAGCACCCGCCAAAACCCTCACAGCGGAGAACGCCACCAATATTGGCATCGACCGAGAACAATGTTTGGCAAACTTAGCCCTTATTCGCCAGCACCCAGAAGTGCGAGAAAAGTTGGTGCAGCTGTTCTCAATTGAACGCGAGTTTGAGAAAAGTCATGATGTCGATACCCTGTTGTACGACGGTTTCTTCTCGCCTGCCGACAAAGCCTCGATGGACATTATCCGCCAAACCGATCCAACTCACCTTGCCGCTTTGGACATCACGTTCAACGATAAACGCATCGAACCGCTGCTGTTTCGCTACCGTGCGCGCAATTACCCATGGACGTTGGATGAGAACGAACAGCGCCGTTGGGCGAATCATTGCCGCGAATACTTCGAAAGTCGAATTGAAGAGTACATGCTTAATTTGGAAAACTTAGTTCACGAACATGAAAGTGACGAAAAGAAAATGGCGATATTAAAATCCGTGTACCGCTATACTGAGAGCTTGATCTCATAA